A genomic region of Colletotrichum destructivum chromosome 1, complete sequence contains the following coding sequences:
- a CDS encoding Putative serine/threonine-protein kinase, active produces the protein MNSQQSGLLPSDATTNAFTSSEFAQGLLRVHAVHTAREHSQVSSGNTNPFTRAELRQRLGSESTGPENDTSKEYDRPTQWPNVRIILYPSPRKPMSIKVTPQGSSNTSSQQPVILDAAAGPDGPAVSKLAVEQSGRDMGFHILVDSVCRQSMNPRMITLGDALNLNLYCDPGGDRIVIINMHADSIILERFAGQQDNVSAITRSVIELKPSTPTFLDPGLWSVFATAEELHILKLSILPRQYVSVTAVEAHTRRRQSSKRVLEASQPMKPVKKGKLEESSLKPGGTIAFQAAPASDDVGVVAVRGAVEKPCWIASSVRHPLEQLEPGAKANITDHRENYTLTYCETIMLMKNSLVFKAEHSRVPGVAVVKVLRTPSYPVSSGMPDESAPKIVHSSEMWLKEVKNHSKLSQHTAIVSLYGADARFLSLYMEHVDAPNLASYRLHCGNCTLGVDEAKRILADMSSAISYVHSQSIVHNDIKPANILFNCTRGAVLIDFGLSSGLKDSTVYVGGSPWYVPLEYAINGKRGGPGDVFALGVVMLFVLRKIPLPDLRPQLNWMIADVRKGGVRNAAWDTMFQWLGIVEKASRSSGGLQHAPLAALVREMLITVSKRISVSELLQRQGLE, from the exons ATGAATAGTCAGCAAAGTGGACTGCTTCCTTCAGATGCCACTACAAACGCATTCACGTCGAGCGAATTCGCCCAAGGACTCCTAAGGGTCCACGCTGTACATACTGCAAGAGAACATTCCCAGGTGTCCTCGGGCAACACAAATCCTTTCACGCGAGCTGAACTCCGGCAAAGGCTCGGAAGTGAGTCTACAGGTCCAGAGAACGACACTTCGAAAGAATATGATCGACCAACCCAATGGCCTAACGTCAGGATCATACTATATCCATCTCCACGCAAGCCCATGTCTATCAAGGTCACTCCTCAGGGCAGCTCCAATACATCCTCTCAACAACCCGTTatcctcgatgccgccgcggggCCTGACGGTCCTGCGGTCAGTAAGCTCGCCGTTGAGCAGTCGGGGCGTGATATGGGCTTTCATATCCTCGTCGATTCCGTATGCAGACAGTCCATGAATCCGCGGATGATCACGTTAGGCGACGCGCTCAACCTCAACCTCTACTGCGATCCCGGCGGAGACCGCATAGTCATCATTAATATGCATGCGGACTCTATCATACTGGAGAGGTTTGCCGGTCAGCAGGATAATGTTTCGGCAATTACACGATCAGTGATAGAACTCAAGCCAAGCACGCCGACGTTCCTGGACCCTGGACTGTGGTCCGTCTTTGCAACAGCAGAGGAGCTGCACATCTTGAAACTTTCTATCCTTCCGCGCCAGTATGTCTCCGTCACGGCGGTCGAGGCACACACTCGGAGGCGACAGAGTTCGAAAAGGGTGCTCGAGGCGTCTCAACCAATGAAGCCGGTCAAGAAAGGGAAGCTGGAGGAGTCCAGCCTCAAGCCTGGGGGTACCATTGCCTTCCAGGCGGCTCCCGCCTCTGACGACGTGGGTGTTGTCGCTGTGCGAGGAGCAGTCGAGAAGCCGTGCTGGATCGCTTCAAGTGTCCGTCACCCGTTGGAGCAGCTAGAACCCGGCGCAAAAGCCAATATCACCGACCACCGAGAAAACTACACTCTAACGTACTGCGAAACCATCATGCTCATGAAGAACTCGCTGGTCTTCAAAGCTGAGCACTCACGTGTGCCCGGGGTTGCTGTTGTGAAGGTGCTCCGAACGCCATCGTACCCGGTGTCGTCAGGCATGCCTGACGAGTCAGCTCCCAAGATCGTTCACTCATCGGAGATGTGGCTTAAGGAGGTCAAAAATCATTCCAAGCTCTCTCAGCAT ACGGCCATCGTGAGCCTCTATGGCGCCGATGCTAGGTTCTTGTCTCTCTATATGGAGCATGTGGATGCGCCGAATCTAGCCTCCTACCGCCTGCATTGCGGGAACTGCACGCTGGGCGTCGATGAAGCTAAGCGAATCCTTGCTGATATGTCTTCTGCGATTTCCTACGTCCACAGCCAGAGCATCGTGCACAACGACATCAAGCCAGCGAACATTCTGTTCAACTGCACCCGCGGTGCTGTTCTCATCGATTTCGGCTTATCGTCCGGGTTGAAGGATAGTACCGTATACGTTGGTGGTTCACCCTGGTACGTCCCCCTCGAATACGCCATTAACGGTAAGAGGGGGGGGCCTGGCGACGTCTTTGCCTTGGGAGTTGTGATGCTTTTTGTCCTCCGAAAAATCCCCCTCCCAGACTTGCGGCCCCAACTGAACTGGATGATTGCGGATGTGCGGAAAGGCGGAGTGAGGAACGCGGCGTGGGACACTATGTTTCAGTGGCTGGGAATTGTAGAGAAAGCATCCCGAAGTTCAGGTGGCCTTCAACACGCCCCGCTAGCGGCATTGGTCAGAGAAATGCTCATCACCGTCTCGAAGAGGATCAGCGTTAGCGAGCTACTCCAGCGTCAAGGCTTGGAATAA